One window of Chloroflexota bacterium genomic DNA carries:
- a CDS encoding aspartate aminotransferase family protein, whose translation MNPLSMAATQQELLESSRQHFPGGSSGLWRLPDEYQIVVTHGRGSHVWDMAGREYIDCILGSGPVLIGHAHPAVVAAVQAQVAQGATYFLLNEPAIRLAEQVVDAVPCAEQIRFVSTGTEATFYAVRIARAYTGRNKVLKFEGALHGGNDYATLSTAPPRTSDYPHGIPDSSGIPAQVQEQVLISEFNNLDLTRELVHQHGDDLAAIIMEPLQRALNPEPGFLEAVRDLAHEVGALLIFDEIVTGFRLAWGGAQEYYGVEPDLAVLGKALGGGYPQAAVAGPAAIMEVVSSAIRGTPRYVWMGGTFSGNPLSAVAGLATLSVLQEEGSFARLHAIGDTVRDGLEALGREFGEPLQAIGAGPLLQVFFGEGELRSYRDCLQTDNTKRIAFAQELLRSGILTNPGEKLYFSLAHSDEDVGEILDRARAALKTVQERDTAK comes from the coding sequence ATGAACCCTTTGTCAATGGCGGCAACACAGCAGGAACTCTTGGAGTCCAGCCGGCAGCACTTTCCGGGCGGCAGTTCCGGCTTGTGGCGGCTGCCGGACGAATATCAGATTGTGGTCACCCACGGGCGCGGCAGCCACGTGTGGGACATGGCCGGACGCGAGTACATCGACTGCATTCTGGGCTCGGGGCCCGTGCTCATCGGGCACGCCCATCCGGCGGTGGTGGCGGCGGTGCAGGCACAGGTGGCGCAGGGCGCCACCTACTTTCTCCTGAACGAACCGGCAATTCGGCTGGCCGAACAAGTGGTGGATGCCGTGCCGTGCGCCGAGCAGATCCGCTTTGTGAGCACCGGCACGGAGGCCACCTTCTACGCCGTGCGCATTGCTCGCGCCTATACCGGCCGCAACAAGGTGCTGAAGTTCGAAGGCGCGCTCCACGGCGGCAATGACTATGCCACCCTGAGCACCGCGCCGCCCCGCACGAGTGACTATCCCCATGGCATTCCGGACAGCAGCGGCATCCCGGCGCAGGTGCAGGAGCAGGTGTTGATTTCGGAGTTCAACAACCTCGACCTTACCCGCGAGCTGGTGCACCAACACGGTGACGACCTGGCAGCCATCATCATGGAACCGCTCCAGCGGGCGCTCAATCCGGAGCCGGGATTCTTAGAAGCCGTCCGGGATTTGGCGCACGAAGTGGGGGCGTTGCTGATCTTCGACGAAATCGTCACCGGCTTCCGTCTCGCCTGGGGCGGCGCACAGGAGTACTACGGCGTGGAGCCGGACCTGGCGGTGCTCGGCAAGGCGCTGGGCGGCGGCTATCCGCAGGCCGCGGTGGCCGGGCCCGCCGCGATCATGGAGGTGGTCTCGTCGGCTATCCGTGGCACGCCGCGCTACGTCTGGATGGGCGGCACGTTCAGCGGCAATCCCTTGAGCGCCGTGGCCGGCCTTGCAACCCTGAGCGTGCTGCAGGAAGAAGGCAGCTTTGCGCGTCTGCACGCGATTGGCGATACAGTGCGCGACGGGCTGGAAGCGCTCGGCAGGGAGTTTGGTGAGCCGCTGCAAGCCATCGGCGCGGGGCCGCTGCTGCAGGTCTTCTTCGGCGAAGGTGAATTGCGCAGCTACCGCGACTGCCTGCAGACCGACAATACCAAGCGCATCGCATTCGCCCAAGAGCTGCTCCGCTCCGGTATCCTTACGAATCCGGGTGAGAAGCTCTACTTCTCGCTCGCCCACAGCGATGAGGACGTGGGCGAGATTCTCGACCGCGCCCGGGCGGCGTTGAAGACGGTGCAGGAGCGAGATACGGCCAAGTAG
- a CDS encoding MerR family transcriptional regulator, translating to MSAERYLQIGEVAEQLGLTPRTLRYYEEIGLLAPPSRMEGGFRLYSAADIDRLENIVQLKRLLGFSLREIKQVVEAMESLKLLRQESKQASDLETKRDSLRKGLEILEQQVEVLDGRMRQVAEMRDQFDERSLRVRERLEQIETELQAVAVNTTT from the coding sequence ATGTCTGCTGAACGCTATCTTCAAATCGGCGAGGTAGCCGAGCAACTGGGTCTTACGCCACGCACGCTGCGGTATTACGAAGAAATCGGCTTGCTCGCGCCGCCCTCTCGCATGGAAGGCGGCTTCCGCCTCTATTCGGCTGCAGATATTGACCGCCTGGAGAATATCGTGCAGCTCAAGCGGCTGCTGGGCTTTTCGCTGCGCGAAATCAAACAGGTGGTGGAGGCGATGGAGTCGCTCAAGCTGCTGCGGCAAGAAAGCAAGCAGGCGTCCGACCTGGAAACGAAGCGGGATTCCTTGCGGAAGGGTTTGGAAATTCTGGAGCAACAGGTCGAAGTGCTGGATGGGCGCATGCGCCAGGTGGCTGAAATGCGCGACCAATTTGACGAGCGTTCCCTGCGCGTACGGGAACGGCTGGAGCAGATCGAAACCGAACTCCAAGCTGTCGCCGTGAACACTACTACGTGA
- a CDS encoding D-cysteine desulfhydrase family protein, which yields MTIPEQPTITTETLREMLAALPRAQLANLPTPLDYCPRLTAHLGGPDISINRDDLTGLALGGNKTRNLDFLFGEAIAQGADCIITGAYPQSNQCRQTAAAAAKLGLECFLVLGALKHRADVQGNLLLDHLFGARVEIAPDADDVDVQAVIDERVESLKVQGRRPFRFTNKYPALAVKSVAGYLSGMLELHEQLQHLPEQPTTIVVTSGSGSTHTGIAATVKALGLPYHVTGISIRPQNPPQRERIAALSQTAAHYYGIPCALTADEVDVREEYFGAGHGITTAAGREAVRTVARTEGILLDLTYTGKAMSGLIDLVRNGTFKPGERVVFVHTGGIPSLFAHADEVLA from the coding sequence GTGACTATTCCGGAACAGCCGACGATCACGACGGAGACCTTGCGCGAGATGCTGGCTGCTCTGCCACGCGCTCAATTGGCGAATCTTCCTACGCCGCTCGACTACTGCCCACGCCTCACGGCGCACCTGGGCGGTCCCGACATCTCCATCAATCGCGACGACCTGACCGGCCTGGCACTGGGCGGCAACAAGACGCGCAACCTGGATTTTCTGTTTGGTGAGGCCATCGCTCAGGGTGCGGACTGCATCATTACCGGCGCGTATCCGCAGTCGAACCAGTGCCGCCAGACCGCGGCGGCCGCGGCGAAACTGGGGCTGGAGTGCTTCCTCGTACTGGGAGCGCTAAAGCACCGGGCGGACGTGCAAGGCAACCTGCTGCTCGATCACCTCTTCGGCGCGCGCGTGGAGATCGCGCCGGACGCCGACGACGTGGATGTGCAGGCCGTCATTGACGAACGCGTGGAATCGCTCAAGGTCCAGGGCAGGCGGCCCTTCCGCTTCACGAACAAATACCCCGCACTTGCCGTCAAGTCGGTGGCGGGCTACCTGAGCGGCATGCTGGAGCTGCACGAGCAATTGCAGCACCTGCCGGAGCAGCCGACGACAATTGTCGTCACCTCCGGTTCCGGCTCCACCCACACCGGCATTGCCGCCACGGTGAAGGCGTTGGGCCTGCCCTATCACGTCACTGGCATCTCCATCCGTCCGCAGAATCCGCCGCAGCGCGAGCGCATTGCCGCCCTCTCCCAAACCGCCGCGCACTACTACGGCATCCCTTGCGCTTTAACTGCTGATGAAGTGGACGTGCGGGAAGAGTACTTCGGCGCCGGACACGGCATCACCACCGCCGCGGGCCGGGAGGCGGTGCGCACCGTGGCGCGCACCGAAGGCATCTTGCTCGACCTCACGTACACCGGCAAGGCTATGTCCGGCCTCATCGACCTGGTGCGGAACGGCACCTTCAAGCCAGGCGAGCGCGTGGTATTCGTGCACACCGGCGGCATTCCCTCGCTCTTCGCCCACGCTGACGAGGTGCTTGCATAG
- a CDS encoding type II toxin-antitoxin system VapC family toxin — translation MPDLPIYIYWDANCFLHYINDTPEYINTLQGILSEVEQSEGKRKIVTSILSLVEVAHSGQELIDRTLDESALNNIDKLFYDSSVVLLVEFTPFIAKQARGIMRIGLEESLKRDPRDCIHLATATYMKVCEAHTYDKALWAYSDHLGIKVCEPRAQNPRLF, via the coding sequence ATGCCAGATCTTCCAATCTATATATACTGGGACGCCAACTGTTTCTTGCATTACATCAATGACACGCCAGAGTACATAAACACGCTACAGGGGATTTTGAGCGAGGTAGAGCAGAGCGAGGGGAAGCGCAAGATTGTCACCTCCATTTTGTCATTAGTAGAGGTGGCACACTCGGGCCAAGAACTTATCGACCGAACGCTCGACGAGTCGGCACTTAACAATATTGATAAGCTCTTCTATGACAGCAGCGTAGTGTTGCTTGTAGAGTTTACGCCGTTCATCGCGAAACAGGCCCGCGGAATAATGAGAATTGGTCTGGAGGAAAGCCTTAAGCGAGATCCGCGCGACTGCATACATCTTGCGACCGCTACGTACATGAAAGTGTGCGAGGCCCACACTTATGACAAAGCGCTTTGGGCCTATTCAGACCATCTTGGGATCAAAGTTTGCGAACCGCGTGCCCAGAATCCGCGCCTCTTTTGA